The following coding sequences lie in one Miscanthus floridulus cultivar M001 chromosome 9, ASM1932011v1, whole genome shotgun sequence genomic window:
- the LOC136481006 gene encoding probable CCR4-associated factor 1 homolog 9, with product MDSSDAASTLDYMTGSMVSTNAAAPAISRIAPRPPPRVFQPSPPPAPPLVNLVGFQIRPVTAAYMESGMDAIASLLTTYPIITIDAEYAVAVHHRPSAASLAPRERYALVKSNVDEVPIVQLGITLCDEHGNLPVLFHGHGRRPFELAWEVTFSDFDARRDRHAAESVAFLRSQGIDLDQALASGVSSAAFAAKLAAVLSASATPQRGQLTWVAFGGAYDFAYMVKMLTGVQAKAVLGGG from the coding sequence ATGGACTCCAGCGACGCCGCCAGCACGCTTGATTACATGACCGGATCGATGGTCTCCACCAACGCCGCCGCGCCAGCCATCTCCCGGATCGCGCCAAGGCCGCCGCCGCGTGTATTTCAGCCGTCTCCGCCACCAGCGCCACCACTGGTGAACCTAGTAGGTTTTCAGATCAGGCCGGTCACAGCGGCGTACATGGAGTCGGGGATGGACGCCATCGCCTCCCTGCTCACGACGTACCCCATCATCACCATCGACGCAGAGTACGCGGTCGCCGTCCATCACCGCCCGTCCGCGGCGTCGCTGGCTCCGCGGGAGCGGTACGCGCTCGTCAAGTCCAACGTCGACGAGGTGCCCATCGTGCAGCTCGGGATCACGCTCTGCGACGAGCACGGCAACCTCCCTGTTCTCTTCCACGGCCACGGACGACGTCCGTTCGAGCTCGCGTGGGAGGTAACGTTCTCGGACTTCGACGCCCGCCGCGACCGCCACGCCGCGGAGTCCGTCGCGTTCCTGCGGTCACAAGGCATCGACTTGGACCAGGCGCTCGCAAGCGGCGTCAGCTCCGCGGCGTTCGCGGCCAAGCTCGCCGCCGTcctgtcggcgtcggcgacgccgCAGCGCGGCCAGCTCACTTGGGTGGCCTTCGGCGGCGCGTACGACTTCGCGTACATGGTGAAGATGCTCACAGGAGTGCAGGCGAAGGCTGTTCTCGGCGGCGGCTGA